A single region of the Nicotiana sylvestris chromosome 6, ASM39365v2, whole genome shotgun sequence genome encodes:
- the LOC138871551 gene encoding uncharacterized protein, whose translation MDHKPVGLLPLAAATSQAGGGAQTPAAHTPEQRVHVEQVLEIIPVQPTVRDQPEDRAAASEDEQLRLERFKKYKPPVFSGLASDDALGFLDECYHNFCTMGISGSSRSLRDASSTKFENLHQGTMTVSKYVICYTSLARHAPALVSTVCERVRRFIKGLIPNIRSSMARELEMDVSYHQVVSIARRIEGMPPDRDIGFGADLLPGTQPISISLYHMAPPKLKELKDQLQELLEKGFIWPSVSPWSAPILFVKKEDGSMRMCIDYRQLNKVTMKNSYPLSRIDDLFDQLQGARVFSKIDLCSALLSVSHNMVLPPITVI comes from the exons atggatcacaagccg gtagggttgcttccccttgctgcagctacgtctcaggccgggggaggagcacagactcccgccgcccacactcctgaacagcgagtgcatgttgagcaggtccttgagattattcctgtacaaccTACAGTtcgagatcagcccgaggatagggcagcggcttccgaggatgagcagctgaggcttgagaggttcaagaagtacaagcctcctgtattcagtggtctagcatcggatgatgctctaggatttctagatgagtgttaccacAATttctgtaccatgggtatatcaggatcgagcagg agccttagggatgcaTCAAGCACAAAGTTTGAAAATTTGCACCAGGGTACTATGACCGTCTCAAAGTATGTtatctgttacactagtttggccaggcatgcaccagccttggtttctactgtttgcgagagggttcgccggtttattaaggggcttattcccaacatcaggtctagcatggctcgtgagttggagatggatgttTCTTATCatcaggtggtgagcattgctaggaggattgagg gcatgccgcctgatagagatattggtTTTGGCGCTGATCtattgccaggcactcagcccatttctatttctctgtatcatatggctcctcctaagttgaaggagttgaaggatcagttacaagaattgcttgagaagggttttatttggcccagtgtatcaccttggagtGCTCCTATCCTGTTTGTGAAGAAggaggatggttctatgcgtatgtgtattgattatcgccagttgaacaaagttacaatgaagaacagtTATCCTTtgtctcgtattgatgatctgtttgaccagcttcagggtgcacgggtgttttctaagattgacttgtgctcag CCTTACTATCTGTATCCCATAATATGGTGTTGCCACCTATAACTGTCATATAA